Part of the Spirochaeta isovalerica genome, AAAAGCCCGCCCGTATTGAGGTAAAAAGGTACCTTCTCCCGGCTCTTTTTCTCCCCGGATATTAACAGAATAATCGATACCATCAACAGACCTGAAAGATGGATAACCGGTAGAGAGAGAAGATTCCCGATATGCGAAGAGAGAATTCCGTTGGAAATTACCATAAAAGCGATAAACACCCCGACCAGCGAGGCTGCGGCTTTGTACATGGGCTGTGAACTCCTTGAACTGAAGCGGACCCGTACCGAAATCAGGAGCTAACTGCAGGATACGGGCGGCTTCATTGACTGATTAATAGAACATCTCCTACAATTCAATTAGGACATATGTCCCATTTTCGAGAAAAAGAGGGTAATTTTGAACGAACAGGTGAATATCAGCTTTTATCTGAACCGCTACGGATTGAATTCTCTTCTCCCAGCAGAAGTGGTAGAGGATCTGAAAGTTTTCCGGTACAAAGCGGGAGAGCACGTTGTCCGCAGCGACGAATATCTGGAATACCTCTATTTCTTTGTGGAGGGAAAAGGAAAAGTCTATTCCCTTCAGGAAAACGGGAAATCTCTACTGGTCAGGTTTTACACTCCCCCCGATGTGATTGGCGATGTAGAGCTCTTCTCCGACAGGCGTTCGGTCTGTAACCTCCAGGCGATCAGCGAAGTCACCTGCCTGGCCATTGAAATGAAAAAAATGCAGCTGGCCTGCCGGAACAATCCCTCCCTTCTGGAATACTTCTGCCGCAGCCTCAGCGGAAAACTGCAGAATTTCAATATCTCCAGCGCCATCAACCTCACCTATCCCCTGGAAAACCGCCTGGCCAGCTATCTCATCGCCATCTCGGAAAAAGGAGAAGATGAGACGACCGTCGACAGAATCTATACGGATAACCTGACCGAACTGGCCGATCTGCTTGGCACAAGCTATCGCCATCTGACCAGAACGATAAGAGATTTTACGGAACGGGGAATCATAGAGAAAAAGAACAGGCGGATTGAAATTAGAGACTACAGGCGATTGAAGGAAATGGCCCGGGAAATCTATACTTAAGGAATATGAAGCGATTATTGATTTTTTTTATATCCCTACCACTCTTCGCAGGCGATTTCGACCTGAAACCTGTTATTCTGGACCGTAATTACGAACACGACCGGTGGGTGACCGAACCGAAGGATCAGCTTTTCGAATTTGCCGCCTACACCGTCTCCTTTGACGGCCCTGATGACAATAACGGCGATGAAGTGAGTGATTTATGGGGCATAGCGGAATGGGTCTCCTATGAGATAAAACGGCTTGAGACCGATCATCCCCTGGAAGACCGCCCCTCATGGAAAAGCGACCGGAACCTGTATGAGGCGGGAATTGCCCCGAAAGACGATACCTACGCCGTATCGGGAGTCAGGGATCTTAAGGAAGTTAAAACCGATTACCGTTTTGTCCGGGGGCATCTCTGCCCGAAAGACACGGCCGAGAGAATCAGCGCCGACGCGGCTTACAATACTCATACGGTGCTCAATGCCGTACCGCAGCTCCAATGGCAGAACAACGGCATCTGGAAAACGCTGGAACAGGATGCCAATGAATGGGCGGACCGTTACGGCAGGATCTGGGTGATCACCGGGCCGGTTTTCTTCAACAGAACGCCGGCCCTCTGGCTCGGTCAGGACAATGAAAAAAAAGCCGCCGTACCCGATGCGCTGTTTAAAATCATCATCAAAGAAAACAACTACATGATCGATACCCTCACTTTTCTCATTCCCAACATCCTGCCCAAAGAGGAAAAGGAACCGGCTGACTTTCTGACGGATCTGAACCGGATTGAAGATTTAACAGGCCTGACCTTTTTCGTTTTCACCAATAAGGACAGGATCAACCAGCAACTCGACGGGGAGATAAACTGGTGATAAACCGCCCCCTCTGCGGATATTGCAAACGCCCCGTGACTGACCAGTATTTCAGAGACTACTGGGGGAACATGTACTGCGCCGTTCATCTGAACCGGGAACCGCAATGCGACTACTGCGGACGGCTGATCTCCCGGGAGCTGACGAAAGGCGGCATGACCTACAGCGACGGCCGGAGAATTTGCGGATTGTGCAAGGCTACCTCCGTTGATAAAGAGGATAAGGGGTTGAGGCTTCTTCAGCTTGTTCACGATGTACTGGCTTTTCAGGGTATTGAGATATCTCCCTTCAAACCGGAATTTTATCTGATCGACAGAAGCCGCCTGAAAAAACTGGGATCGAAATCGGAAACAAGAGGATTCGCCCGGTATACGAAAGAGACAGTCAACGGGAAGGTGACGGATTTCAGGCTGATGATTTATATCCTGAAAGGAATGCCGGAATCGTCCTTTATTTCCGCCTGCGCCCATGAGCTGATGCATATCTGGTTTTACAGCCGGGGGCTTACGGGACTGTCACCCAGACTGGAGGAAGGAAGCTGTAATTATGCGGCCTATCTGATTCTGAAGACTTTGAACTCACCGGAAGCGGCTTATCGGATTCATGAGCTGATGGAGGACAGAAGTCCGGTTTACGGGAAGGGGTTTCAGAAGGTGTTGAAAATGGTTGAGGGGCATGGGGTGCCGTATTGGCTGGAGTACCTACAGAAACGCTAGGAAACCACGCTGGTTTTACCGGAACGGTCCTTTTTGTTTTCTTCCCCTTTAATCTGAGCCTTTAGAATTTTTCCGGAACTGTTTTTCGGAAATGAATCTCTGAATTCTATGTAAGCCGGCTGGCTGATAGCGGGGACTCTTTTCTTTAAATGATTACGAATTTGTTCTTTACCATTCCAATCTTTTTTTCTGGGAATAATAAGAGCCAGGATCGCTTCTCCAGTCAAAGGATCATCAACACCGACAACAGCAGTCTCGACAACATCTTCCAGTTCCAGAATGGCATCTTCAATCTCTTTAATCCCGACCCTGAATCCTTTTACTTTAATCATCTCCTTTGAACGTCCGACTACATAGAAAAAACCATCTTCATCAACTTTGCCGAGGTCTCCCGTGTAATACATTCCGTGTCTGAGAACTTTGGCTGTTTCTTCGGGATCACGCCAGTAGCCTATCATGATATTTGACCCCCGGGCCGTAATCTCCCCGACTTCGCCGGGAGGAAGCTCATTCCCCTCAGAATCACAAACCAGCAATTCTACATTATCCACGGGTTTTCCGATCGATCCCCGCCGTTCAAAAAGATATTCCGGTTCAAGATAGGACAACCGGGGAGCCGCTTCCGTTGCTCCGTACATAATGTACAACTGCGCCGGAGAAAAAGCCTTGACGACCTCTTCCTGGACCACAGGAGCCATAGAGCCTCCCGCCTGGGTTACATAACGGAGAGATGAGAAATTTCTCTCTCGAACTGTTGATCGGTTCAGAAGAATCATGTATGTGGAAGGGACTCCCGAAAAGCCTGTTACTTCCAGCTCCTCCATTGTATCCAGTACCTTGTTTGGAAAAACAAAGCGGTTGTCTATAACGACCGAAGCTTCTTTTAATACATGGGTCAATAGGAGAGATTTACCGTAAATGTATGTGAACGGCAGAATGACCATCATCCGGTCATTTCCGGTCATATGCAAGTAGGAACTGATGGCTTTCATATTGGTAACAAGATTCAGATGGGTCAGCATGACACCTTTCGGCTTTCCCGTGCTTCCGGACGTGTAGACAATCTCCGCCAGATCAATATCGATTGTGCGGGGAAATTCTCTCCTAACAGATGCAAACTCCAATTCGGAATACCTTTTATACAGGATTCTCCCATTTTCCGGGACTGTTCCTGTATTTTCTTCAAGAAGGATTGCTCTCAGGGACGTAAGCTCTTCTGTGGTCTGATTCACAATCTTCATAAATCGTGTCTGGGTGATAAGAATCCGAGCTTCCGAATCATTGATCTGATACTGCAATCTATCAACTGTCGCATCAGTACTGATTCCTACAACAACTCCGCCCGCCTTGAGAATAGCGAAATAGGAGGCAACATAAAAATGGGAATTCTCCAGGAGAAGAGCCACCCTATCGCCCTTTCGAAACTCCTGATTCAGAAGAAAAGAAGCAATGCGATCGGTAGCATCTCCCAACTGACGATATGTCATCCATTCGTCTTTGTACCAAACGGCATCCTTTTCCGGGGAATTAATTGCGGCATAATTAAGTAGATCGTGAACCTGCATTGAGAACTCCTTATGTCTTTTTTATGATACAGGGATTCCTCTTTTTTTACCTCACTAAAATTTTCCCAATTGTCTTTAAGGCTTTACCTTTAGTAATACTTTATCATTACTTATTTAATCTTATTTATTCTAATATTATTGTTTTATAATACTTAAGTGCTATATTTTCCAATTATTAGCTATTGGAGGGGGATAGATGCCAAAAATTAAAATGAAATATTTTTTGCAATTTAGCACTTTTGGTCTAATGCTTTTTTTTGCTTTCTCATGTGCTATGCCAACAATTACACGACTCTCAACTGATCCGGAAACCGACACAGTAAAACAAATAATCCGGTCAAGCTCCGAAATTACCCTGGAATGGGATTATTATCCGGGAACTGCAGCTTCATACAATCTTTACTATAAAACCCATGGAGACACTTCATGGAACAGCCTGAACTCTATGTCATCGGAAACACTGTCATTTACAGTATTATTTTCTCAACTTGGCTCTGGAAGCTGGGATTTCGGAGTCTCTGCGGTAGATTTTGAAGGGAATGAATCGGAGATACACTCCAGTCTCGATGATACAGCTGAACCTGAGACCGGATGATACCTCACATGGGAAGAAGGTTGATTTTATTCAGCTCCTGAATAGTTTAATGCCGTTGCAATAGAAATCATTGTAGTAATCAGCCCCAATCCCGTCGCAATAGCCGGAAAATACTGATTAAAATTATAGAGAAAATCATTGGAAATGGCATTGATTGTATCTCCGGGTTCAATGGAATCTAATTCACTCTTCCGAGATCCGGTTGAATCGGTGATGATAACTTTACCGTTTTTATTGCGTAGATTATCAAATCCACCTGCCTGGTTAACATAATAGATATAATCAGCATTTGGATTATAGGGAAAAGGTCCTGGAAAATTGGCAGCGCCGGTAACATAAACAAGTGGCCTGTTTACAGGAATGATAATTTGATCGAAGGGCTCAAGCAGAACATCATCTTCTATATCGTAATTATAGATAAGCCGTTCCATATTGACTGCAATCGGTACTCCGTCCCTGAGAATATATCCATTCCTCAGTGAAGCAAACGGAGCAAATGAATCACGGAGAGAATCCAGAATATCATACAGAGTCTCTCCCAGGCTTATGGGATAGGATATGCGGTCATATTCTTCTATTTGATCGATAGTATCGACACCAAGAGTCTGAAGAACTTCGGAATTTAATATCCCGCCTTCCACATAAACAACAGGCTGAACCCTGATAATTGAAGGAACCGTGACAATATCCCCATTATGGAACTCGAACTCGCGGCTATAGTCCTCACGATTAATGAAGAAAGTACTGGGATGGTTTCCAGTAAACCGGTCAATACGAATTCTTTCCGCATTGGCCATGGGAGTGAAACCGCCTGTATAACGTTCAACGTGATCTATTGTATCGGAATCGAGAAGCTGATAAACACCGGGCTTATATACCTCTCCCCTCATTTCAATTTCTCTATGAATACGATTGATGATTATTGTATCATCTGGACGAATCGTCGGATTCTGAGCAAGGTCTCCCTGATTCAAGGCCAGTAGAAGATCGTAGGAGTTCGTAACCCCATCCCTGGAGAGAATCTGTATGTCCCGGACTGAAGAATAGTCACCGAGAATACCGTCGAGAACTTCGCTCAAACGGGACAATCCCCAGGCTGTAACATATCGGGATTCAGGGATTTCACCTCTTACGGGGACCTGAAAAACACCGACAGATATAATATTCAACGAGGGAAGACTGCGGGGATAGGCATCGGCAATTTTCTGTTCGATAACAGGCTTAAGCTGAGCAAAAGTCATACCGGAAGCATTAAGCTTACCGAAAATAGTCATATTGATTGTATAATCGCTTTCAACAAGAAGAATATTGGAGACTGTTTCACCGGCAAGCAGGAATGTTAATTCATAAACATCACCAGGGGTGACAGGATATTGACGATTGGAAATGGCCAGCTGAAGATTTTCAGCAGTCTCCGGAACTGCACTCAAAGGCAGAACAGCCTGGGGAATGTATTGTGTTTGACTTACTCCGTTGTCAGGTTCTCCTGCTCCCGGCATGGTAAACTGCTGAGCCCAGAGAAAAGTACTGATTGTAAAAATGAGTAATGGTATAAGTTTTTTCATGCTTCCCCTGTCAAAATTTTTCTGTTTTTAGGATCGTTAATTATTTTTTTTAAATATTCAATAATTAGAGCCAGTGCGATCATGGCAATAAAAGCACCGGCTGTAACCTGTATGCACATCTTTCCCCGACTGGGACCGATTTTCTCTTCGGGAACTTCGGCGTATTCTAATACCGTAAAAGCACCGGCATCGGCAGCGACAAGTTTTGTCACTTCATAACGCTCAGAAAGTGTCTGGTAGAGCTGGGTTTTCAGTTCCAGTTCGGCCGTTAAGTGAGAAAATGTCAAAGAAAGCTGGGGAAGTTCCGCTAGGGATGGCATGGTCCGTCCGTCACTGCTGGTATAACCCGATTCAATCCGGCGGATCTGGGTAATGACATTGTCCCTCTGGTTTTTAAGAGAAGTAAGCGCCGGATCTTCAATCGTGGAGTACTCGGAATAGGAGCGAATCTGCAACTCGATCTGGTTAAGGGATGTTCTGAGATCGGTGAGCATAGTGGATTGAGCTTCGGCAATTTCA contains:
- a CDS encoding Crp/Fnr family transcriptional regulator codes for the protein MNEQVNISFYLNRYGLNSLLPAEVVEDLKVFRYKAGEHVVRSDEYLEYLYFFVEGKGKVYSLQENGKSLLVRFYTPPDVIGDVELFSDRRSVCNLQAISEVTCLAIEMKKMQLACRNNPSLLEYFCRSLSGKLQNFNISSAINLTYPLENRLASYLIAISEKGEDETTVDRIYTDNLTELADLLGTSYRHLTRTIRDFTERGIIEKKNRRIEIRDYRRLKEMAREIYT
- a CDS encoding DNA/RNA non-specific endonuclease, which gives rise to MKRLLIFFISLPLFAGDFDLKPVILDRNYEHDRWVTEPKDQLFEFAAYTVSFDGPDDNNGDEVSDLWGIAEWVSYEIKRLETDHPLEDRPSWKSDRNLYEAGIAPKDDTYAVSGVRDLKEVKTDYRFVRGHLCPKDTAERISADAAYNTHTVLNAVPQLQWQNNGIWKTLEQDANEWADRYGRIWVITGPVFFNRTPALWLGQDNEKKAAVPDALFKIIIKENNYMIDTLTFLIPNILPKEEKEPADFLTDLNRIEDLTGLTFFVFTNKDRINQQLDGEINW
- a CDS encoding protein DA1, which gives rise to MINRPLCGYCKRPVTDQYFRDYWGNMYCAVHLNREPQCDYCGRLISRELTKGGMTYSDGRRICGLCKATSVDKEDKGLRLLQLVHDVLAFQGIEISPFKPEFYLIDRSRLKKLGSKSETRGFARYTKETVNGKVTDFRLMIYILKGMPESSFISACAHELMHIWFYSRGLTGLSPRLEEGSCNYAAYLILKTLNSPEAAYRIHELMEDRSPVYGKGFQKVLKMVEGHGVPYWLEYLQKR
- a CDS encoding class I adenylate-forming enzyme family protein, whose amino-acid sequence is MQVHDLLNYAAINSPEKDAVWYKDEWMTYRQLGDATDRIASFLLNQEFRKGDRVALLLENSHFYVASYFAILKAGGVVVGISTDATVDRLQYQINDSEARILITQTRFMKIVNQTTEELTSLRAILLEENTGTVPENGRILYKRYSELEFASVRREFPRTIDIDLAEIVYTSGSTGKPKGVMLTHLNLVTNMKAISSYLHMTGNDRMMVILPFTYIYGKSLLLTHVLKEASVVIDNRFVFPNKVLDTMEELEVTGFSGVPSTYMILLNRSTVRERNFSSLRYVTQAGGSMAPVVQEEVVKAFSPAQLYIMYGATEAAPRLSYLEPEYLFERRGSIGKPVDNVELLVCDSEGNELPPGEVGEITARGSNIMIGYWRDPEETAKVLRHGMYYTGDLGKVDEDGFFYVVGRSKEMIKVKGFRVGIKEIEDAILELEDVVETAVVGVDDPLTGEAILALIIPRKKDWNGKEQIRNHLKKRVPAISQPAYIEFRDSFPKNSSGKILKAQIKGEENKKDRSGKTSVVS
- a CDS encoding polysaccharide biosynthesis/export family protein, whose protein sequence is MKKLIPLLIFTISTFLWAQQFTMPGAGEPDNGVSQTQYIPQAVLPLSAVPETAENLQLAISNRQYPVTPGDVYELTFLLAGETVSNILLVESDYTINMTIFGKLNASGMTFAQLKPVIEQKIADAYPRSLPSLNIISVGVFQVPVRGEIPESRYVTAWGLSRLSEVLDGILGDYSSVRDIQILSRDGVTNSYDLLLALNQGDLAQNPTIRPDDTIIINRIHREIEMRGEVYKPGVYQLLDSDTIDHVERYTGGFTPMANAERIRIDRFTGNHPSTFFINREDYSREFEFHNGDIVTVPSIIRVQPVVYVEGGILNSEVLQTLGVDTIDQIEEYDRISYPISLGETLYDILDSLRDSFAPFASLRNGYILRDGVPIAVNMERLIYNYDIEDDVLLEPFDQIIIPVNRPLVYVTGAANFPGPFPYNPNADYIYYVNQAGGFDNLRNKNGKVIITDSTGSRKSELDSIEPGDTINAISNDFLYNFNQYFPAIATGLGLITTMISIATALNYSGAE